A window of Novosphingobium terrae contains these coding sequences:
- a CDS encoding uracil-xanthine permease family protein: MTPDALIQTPPPPRPSALTAAQARDPDYFPGMAMALPLGIQHILAMFVSNLTPPIIVAGAAGFGFGSPDTSQMIYMIQMSMLFAGIATLLQTIGLGPVGARLPLVQGTSFAYISVMVPIVAGKGPAGMAALTTAALCGGLLHAGLSRFVGRIRFALPPLVTGLVVLMIGLSLMRVGVQYSAGGVTAIGTPAFGAGESWLLAGTVVVITLALKFFARGIWSTASVLLGLAAGYALAMAMGRVDFAPVTQAGLVMVPMPFHFGFELSASAIVGFCLTGFVSSIETIGDVEVICENAAGRRATDRELEGSVAADGVGTALAAVFGAMPNTTFSQNVGLIAMTGMMSRHVVTLGAVILVVCGLLPKIGAVITTIPIEVLGGGVIVMFGMVASSALSMLSAVSWNQRNMLIFGVALSLSLGLQLEPAALSHLPETLRILLTSGVIPAAVIAVVLNLVLPHEAEEPLASV, translated from the coding sequence ATGACGCCAGATGCCCTGATCCAGACCCCGCCACCGCCGCGCCCCAGCGCCCTGACCGCCGCGCAGGCGCGCGATCCCGATTACTTTCCGGGTATGGCGATGGCGCTGCCTCTGGGCATCCAGCATATTCTGGCGATGTTCGTGTCGAACCTCACCCCGCCGATCATCGTGGCGGGGGCGGCGGGCTTTGGCTTCGGCTCGCCCGATACGTCGCAGATGATCTATATGATCCAGATGTCGATGCTGTTTGCGGGCATTGCCACCCTGCTTCAGACCATCGGGCTTGGTCCGGTTGGCGCGCGGCTACCGCTGGTTCAGGGCACCAGCTTTGCCTATATTTCGGTGATGGTGCCCATCGTGGCGGGCAAGGGGCCCGCAGGCATGGCCGCGCTGACCACCGCAGCCCTGTGCGGGGGCCTGCTGCATGCCGGGCTCAGCCGCTTTGTCGGACGCATCCGCTTTGCCTTGCCGCCGCTGGTGACAGGGCTGGTGGTGCTGATGATCGGCCTCTCGCTGATGCGTGTGGGGGTGCAATATTCGGCGGGCGGGGTGACCGCCATCGGCACGCCCGCTTTCGGAGCGGGCGAAAGCTGGTTGCTGGCGGGCACGGTGGTGGTGATCACACTGGCGCTGAAATTCTTCGCGCGCGGCATTTGGTCGACGGCCTCTGTGCTGCTGGGGCTGGCAGCGGGCTATGCTCTGGCCATGGCGATGGGGCGGGTGGATTTCGCGCCTGTCACTCAGGCCGGGTTGGTGATGGTTCCCATGCCGTTCCATTTTGGTTTCGAGCTTTCCGCCTCGGCCATTGTCGGCTTCTGCCTGACGGGCTTTGTCTCCTCGATCGAGACCATCGGCGATGTGGAGGTGATCTGCGAGAACGCCGCAGGCCGCCGCGCCACGGATCGCGAGCTGGAAGGTTCGGTCGCCGCCGATGGCGTGGGCACGGCGCTGGCGGCGGTGTTTGGCGCCATGCCCAACACCACCTTCAGCCAGAATGTCGGCCTGATCGCCATGACCGGCATGATGAGCCGCCATGTGGTGACGCTGGGCGCCGTCATTCTGGTGGTCTGCGGTCTGTTGCCCAAGATCGGCGCCGTGATCACCACGATCCCCATCGAGGTTCTGGGCGGCGGGGTGATCGTGATGTTCGGCATGGTGGCCTCCAGCGCTTTGTCGATGCTGTCGGCGGTCTCGTGGAATCAGCGCAATATGCTGATCTTCGGCGTAGCGCTCTCGCTCAGCCTTGGGTTGCAGCTGGAGCCCGCAGCCCTGTCGCATCTGCCAGAAACCCTGCGCATCCTGCTCACCTCTGGCGTGATCCCGGCGGCGGTGATCGCCGTGGTGCTCAATCTGGTGCTGCCGCATGAGGCTGAGGAACCCCTCGCCAGCGTCTGA
- a CDS encoding LysR substrate-binding domain-containing protein: MRADLNDYAYFVEVVAHGGFAPAGRALREPKSKLSRRIAGLEARLGVRLIERSSRRFRVTEVGQSFYERCRAMLDEAQQAEAVVAQAQSEPHGRVRFSCPTGLVEVISPILTQFLARYPKVRLQLVTTDRGVDLIEERIDLALRVRVALTSDAALTMRSLGHSSRILVGSPQMASRIGGDIAALAGQPTLGTGDDIGEIEWHLEHQNGAAHHLRHEPRMTCGDFAAVRAAAIADLGLALLPDHICAEALRSGQLVHILPEWQAQRGIVHLVFTTRRGLPPAVRALIDHLAAGFPRSSHP, translated from the coding sequence ATGCGCGCCGACCTCAATGACTATGCCTATTTCGTCGAGGTGGTGGCGCATGGCGGTTTCGCCCCGGCAGGCCGGGCGCTGCGTGAGCCCAAGTCGAAACTCAGCCGCCGGATCGCCGGGCTGGAGGCGCGGCTGGGGGTGCGGCTGATCGAGCGCTCCAGCCGCCGTTTCCGCGTCACCGAAGTGGGGCAGAGTTTTTACGAGCGCTGCCGCGCCATGCTGGATGAAGCACAGCAGGCCGAGGCGGTGGTGGCGCAGGCCCAGTCCGAGCCGCATGGACGGGTGCGTTTCAGTTGCCCGACGGGTCTGGTCGAGGTGATTTCACCGATCCTGACGCAGTTCCTCGCCCGCTATCCCAAAGTGCGGCTGCAACTGGTGACGACGGATCGCGGGGTCGATCTGATCGAGGAGCGCATCGATCTGGCTCTGCGCGTGCGCGTGGCGCTGACCAGCGATGCGGCGCTGACGATGCGTTCGCTTGGCCATTCCTCGCGCATTCTGGTGGGCAGCCCGCAGATGGCCAGCCGCATCGGCGGCGATATCGCGGCGCTGGCCGGGCAGCCCACGCTGGGCACGGGCGATGATATCGGCGAGATCGAATGGCATCTGGAGCATCAGAATGGCGCGGCCCATCACCTGCGCCATGAGCCGCGCATGACCTGTGGCGATTTTGCCGCCGTGCGCGCCGCCGCCATCGCCGATCTGGGCCTTGCCCTGCTGCCCGACCATATCTGCGCCGAAGCGCTGCGCAGCGGCCAGCTGGTGCATATTTTGCCCGAATGGCAGGCCCAGCGCGGCATCGTCCATCTGGTCTTCACCACCAGGCGCGGCCTGCCCCCCGCTGTGCGCGCACTGATCGATCATTTGGCTGCGGGCTTTCCCAGATCCTCGCACCCCTGA
- a CDS encoding TonB-dependent receptor, with amino-acid sequence MISFPSFLKGGTALATVLFATSALAATEPAPAPADNPADPQSTSANQAGQANDKQALTSSDIIVLGSGTAQAAPLSASLTTTQPQSAVSRDFIDNANAASDFNELIALTPSVSITGTGNGLGFGETKAVIRGFQDGEYNVTYDSIPFADTNNPTHHSTAFFPSDTIETIVVDRGPGNASQLGQATYGGNLNMYSRNVSDKRGVQAEGLLGNWNSAIGRFEIQSGKIDSLNGAKFVLAGQYLRSDGALTNSPVNSKNLFFKGVVPIGEHNTLTILSTYNRNFYYQSDVLKGATCGVQVSGAATLKATNCAASSNIGQYGLNYGMGSDPTKQDYWKYNRTDKTTDFSYLRLQSELGSGFSMDNRAYMYGYTNNTLSGNTTTVVSGFTGAGTAASPYKAVTAPNDVPGYNKLNKYRVLGYIGQVDYTFQYGKVKVGGWYEHANSWRHTWDFDWTTGQPSYDQKANLGTAATSQYPSISMANLKYEQNSSWDQFQLFGEFEIRPTDTLSVTPGVKYVNFNRGVNALVNADANRSPSNNSHTWTKTLPFATINWQPVQNLSVYGQYAQGMYVPDLSSFYTPTTGTGSSVQQSTALASVKPQTSTNYQLGSVWHGKKVSVDVDVYKIDVNNKIATDTSANAISGALVNIGSVHYKGVEGQLAYMPIAGLTLFGNGSYNYAHSGTTGAQIAKAPFSTAAAGLIYRHHGTRVSFSQKFTGPQYATELSSSVVTTTGIRMYRLSPYSTGEFAVSQEIGQHFRIGATVSNVFNSRAITAISNGGTVVTNGQTYYAGADQFNFLPPRSFLMDVRVKY; translated from the coding sequence ATGATTTCTTTCCCTTCGTTTTTGAAGGGCGGCACCGCTTTGGCCACCGTCCTTTTCGCCACCTCCGCTCTGGCTGCCACCGAACCGGCACCCGCTCCGGCTGACAATCCCGCCGATCCGCAATCGACCAGCGCCAATCAGGCGGGTCAGGCCAATGACAAGCAGGCGCTGACTTCCTCCGACATCATCGTGCTGGGCTCGGGCACGGCGCAGGCCGCGCCGCTCTCGGCCTCGCTGACCACCACCCAGCCGCAGTCAGCGGTCAGCCGCGATTTTATCGACAATGCCAATGCCGCCTCGGACTTCAACGAGTTGATCGCGCTGACGCCCAGCGTCTCGATCACCGGCACCGGCAACGGTCTGGGCTTTGGCGAAACCAAGGCGGTGATCCGCGGTTTTCAGGATGGCGAATACAACGTCACCTATGACTCGATCCCCTTTGCCGACACCAACAACCCCACCCATCACTCCACCGCCTTTTTCCCCTCCGACACGATCGAAACCATCGTGGTCGATCGCGGGCCGGGCAATGCCAGCCAGCTGGGTCAGGCCACTTACGGTGGCAATCTCAACATGTATTCGCGCAATGTCAGTGACAAGCGTGGCGTTCAGGCTGAAGGTCTGCTGGGCAACTGGAACAGCGCCATCGGTCGTTTCGAAATCCAGAGCGGCAAGATCGACAGTCTGAACGGCGCCAAATTCGTGCTGGCCGGGCAGTATCTGCGCTCCGACGGCGCGCTGACCAATTCGCCGGTCAATTCCAAGAACCTGTTCTTCAAGGGCGTGGTGCCCATCGGCGAACACAACACGCTGACCATTCTGAGCACCTACAACCGCAACTTCTACTATCAGTCAGACGTGCTGAAGGGCGCCACCTGCGGCGTACAGGTCTCTGGTGCGGCCACGCTGAAGGCCACCAATTGCGCGGCCAGTTCCAACATCGGCCAGTATGGGCTGAATTACGGCATGGGCAGCGACCCGACGAAGCAGGATTACTGGAAGTACAACCGCACCGACAAGACCACCGACTTCTCGTACCTGCGTCTGCAGAGCGAGCTGGGCAGCGGTTTCTCGATGGACAACCGTGCCTATATGTACGGTTACACCAACAACACGCTCTCGGGGAACACCACCACGGTCGTCAGCGGCTTTACCGGTGCCGGCACGGCGGCTTCGCCCTACAAGGCGGTGACTGCCCCCAATGACGTTCCGGGCTACAACAAGCTCAACAAATACCGCGTTCTGGGCTACATCGGTCAGGTCGATTACACCTTCCAATATGGCAAGGTGAAGGTGGGCGGCTGGTACGAGCATGCCAACAGCTGGCGCCACACCTGGGATTTTGACTGGACGACCGGCCAGCCCAGCTATGACCAGAAGGCCAATCTGGGTACGGCTGCCACGTCGCAATATCCTTCGATCTCCATGGCCAACCTGAAGTATGAGCAGAATTCCAGTTGGGACCAGTTCCAGCTGTTCGGCGAGTTCGAAATCCGCCCCACCGACACGCTCTCGGTCACGCCCGGTGTGAAATATGTGAACTTCAACCGCGGCGTAAACGCGCTGGTCAATGCTGACGCCAACCGTTCGCCCTCGAACAACTCGCACACCTGGACCAAGACCCTGCCCTTCGCCACCATCAACTGGCAGCCGGTGCAGAACCTTTCCGTCTATGGCCAGTACGCTCAGGGCATGTATGTTCCTGATCTCTCCAGTTTCTACACGCCGACCACCGGCACCGGCAGTTCCGTGCAGCAGAGCACGGCGCTGGCCTCGGTCAAGCCCCAGACCTCGACCAATTATCAGCTGGGCTCGGTGTGGCATGGCAAGAAGGTTTCGGTCGATGTCGATGTCTACAAGATCGACGTGAACAACAAGATCGCCACCGATACCTCAGCCAATGCGATTTCTGGCGCGCTGGTGAACATCGGCAGCGTGCATTACAAGGGCGTGGAAGGCCAGCTGGCCTATATGCCCATCGCCGGGCTGACGCTGTTCGGCAATGGCTCCTACAACTACGCCCATTCCGGTACCACGGGCGCGCAGATCGCCAAGGCGCCCTTCAGCACGGCGGCGGCGGGACTGATCTATCGCCACCACGGCACGCGCGTGTCCTTCAGCCAGAAGTTCACCGGGCCGCAATATGCCACCGAACTGTCCTCCAGCGTGGTCACCACCACCGGCATCCGCATGTATCGCCTCAGCCCCTACAGCACGGGCGAATTCGCGGTGAGCCAGGAGATCGGCCAGCACTTCCGCATCGGTGCCACCGTATCGAATGTGTTCAACAGCCGGGCGATCACCGCCATCTCCAATGGCGGCACCGTCGTCACCAATGGCCAGACCTATTACGCAGGGGCGGATCAGTTCAACTTCCTGCCGCCGCGTTCCTTCCTGATGGATGTGCGCGTGAAGTACTGA
- a CDS encoding phosphatase PAP2 family protein: MKRFLALSLTLTCTALTGAALPGVALAQAPAKHLQYLDAARFNPAQILPPPAAHGSPAEAFELETLHRLLAKATPERLAQAKVDSDNEDPSLFNNVLGFDLKTKPATWALLTLVQSEADVAAGDSKAFFHRMRPYSTDPSIPFCEYKPDPAKPEYKSYPSGHSTLGYSVGWVLAHLMPEKSQLILARAHDYAVSRLYCGAHYASDTEASHVIGTMVGIDLLADPRLAGKIAAARAELSKP; the protein is encoded by the coding sequence ATGAAGCGTTTCCTCGCCCTTTCCCTGACCCTGACCTGCACCGCCCTGACCGGCGCCGCCCTTCCCGGCGTGGCACTGGCGCAAGCTCCCGCCAAGCATCTGCAATATCTCGATGCCGCCCGGTTCAACCCCGCGCAGATCCTGCCGCCGCCCGCCGCCCATGGCTCCCCCGCCGAGGCGTTCGAACTGGAGACGCTGCACCGCCTGCTGGCCAAGGCGACGCCGGAACGCCTGGCTCAGGCCAAGGTGGACAGCGACAATGAAGATCCTTCACTGTTCAACAATGTGCTGGGCTTCGACCTGAAAACCAAACCCGCCACCTGGGCGCTGCTCACGCTGGTCCAGTCCGAAGCGGATGTGGCAGCGGGCGACAGCAAGGCTTTTTTCCACCGCATGCGCCCCTACAGCACCGATCCCTCGATCCCCTTCTGCGAATACAAGCCTGATCCGGCCAAGCCGGAATACAAGTCCTATCCTTCGGGCCATTCGACGCTGGGCTATTCGGTAGGCTGGGTTCTGGCGCATCTGATGCCCGAAAAGTCGCAGCTCATTCTGGCCCGCGCGCATGATTATGCGGTGAGCCGCCTCTATTGCGGCGCCCATTACGCCAGCGACACCGAGGCCAGCCATGTCATCGGCACGATGGTGGGCATCGATCTGCTCGCCGATCCGCGTCTGGCCGGCAAGATTGCCGCCGCACGGGCCGAACTTTCCAAGCCGTAA
- a CDS encoding pyridoxal phosphate-dependent decarboxylase family protein, with amino-acid sequence MLVLRDHDHDGMMPGEAAGAQAPLPTPAASLDPADWAALRAQGHRMLDDMFDHLEHVKEGPLWQEAPQAIRATMRAPLPLDPSDLADVHAHFKQAVLPFHGGNIHPGFMGWVQGGGTAVGMLAEMLAGGLNANLGGRDHMPIEVERQIVAWMREGFCYPDSADGLFLTGTSQANFVATILARTRCCGASVRGGGIAEAPRLIAYASREVHGCVPRAMDMAGLGTDALRLIPVNALGQMEVEALRCQIAQDKAAGLTPFMVVGTAGTVNTGAVDDLTALAAIAHSEGLHFHVDGALAALAIFSERLAPLLAGIEQSDSIAFDFHKWGSVPYDAGFLLVRDGAWQRAAFASQAAYLTRAPSGLAGGEWWPCDMGPDLSRGFRALKTWFTLKTYGLKALGRAMEANCDLASDLARRVTAHPDLELLAPVALNIVCFTYAPRGQAGNRDINRRIVEDLHAQGKVAPSLTLIDGKPAIRAAFVNHRSTLSDVDLLIEGVLAFGARAIHTL; translated from the coding sequence GTGCTGGTGCTTCGTGACCATGATCATGATGGTATGATGCCCGGAGAGGCGGCGGGTGCTCAGGCCCCTTTGCCGACCCCCGCAGCCAGCCTCGATCCCGCCGACTGGGCGGCGCTCCGCGCGCAGGGTCATCGCATGCTTGACGACATGTTCGACCATCTGGAGCATGTGAAGGAAGGCCCCCTCTGGCAGGAAGCGCCGCAAGCGATCCGCGCCACGATGCGGGCGCCGCTGCCGCTCGATCCCAGCGATCTGGCTGACGTTCACGCTCACTTCAAGCAGGCGGTTCTGCCCTTTCACGGCGGCAACATCCACCCCGGCTTCATGGGCTGGGTGCAGGGCGGCGGCACAGCGGTGGGCATGCTGGCCGAGATGCTGGCGGGCGGCCTCAACGCCAATCTGGGCGGGCGCGACCACATGCCGATCGAGGTCGAGCGCCAGATCGTCGCCTGGATGCGCGAGGGCTTTTGCTATCCCGACAGCGCCGATGGGCTGTTCCTCACCGGCACCTCGCAGGCCAATTTCGTGGCGACCATCCTTGCGCGCACCCGCTGCTGCGGCGCATCGGTGCGGGGCGGCGGGATTGCCGAAGCGCCGCGCCTGATCGCCTATGCCTCCCGCGAAGTGCATGGCTGCGTGCCGCGCGCCATGGATATGGCGGGGCTCGGCACCGATGCCTTGCGACTGATCCCGGTCAATGCTCTGGGGCAGATGGAGGTTGAAGCGCTGCGCTGCCAAATCGCGCAGGACAAGGCCGCTGGCCTGACGCCCTTTATGGTGGTGGGCACGGCGGGCACGGTGAACACCGGCGCCGTCGATGATCTGACCGCGCTGGCCGCCATCGCTCACAGCGAAGGCCTGCATTTCCATGTCGATGGCGCGCTGGCGGCTTTGGCCATCTTCAGCGAGCGGCTCGCCCCTCTGCTGGCCGGGATCGAGCAGAGCGACAGCATCGCCTTTGATTTCCACAAATGGGGCAGCGTGCCCTATGACGCCGGTTTCCTGCTGGTGCGCGACGGCGCCTGGCAAAGGGCGGCTTTCGCCTCGCAGGCGGCCTATCTCACCCGCGCGCCTTCGGGCCTTGCCGGCGGTGAGTGGTGGCCCTGCGATATGGGGCCGGACCTGTCACGCGGCTTTCGCGCCCTCAAGACCTGGTTCACGCTCAAGACCTATGGGCTCAAGGCGCTCGGGCGGGCGATGGAGGCCAATTGCGATCTGGCAAGCGATCTGGCCCGCCGCGTTACAGCGCATCCCGATCTGGAACTGCTGGCACCGGTGGCGCTCAACATCGTCTGCTTCACCTATGCGCCGCGTGGGCAGGCGGGAAATCGCGACATCAACCGCCGCATCGTGGAAGACCTCCACGCCCAGGGCAAGGTTGCCCCCTCCCTGACCCTGATCGACGGCAAACCGGCCATCCGCGCCGCTTTCGTCAATCACCGCTCCACCCTTTCGGATGTCGACCTGCTGATCGAAGGCGTTCTCGCCTTTGGCGCGCGCGCGATCCACACCTTATGA
- a CDS encoding SDR family NAD(P)-dependent oxidoreductase has protein sequence MASKFYKKVVVVTGGTSGIGLATAKAFAEAGASVFITGRRQDTLDAAVKAIGGNVTGVRGDMADLADIDRLYDAVQQQHAQIDVVFANAGGGEFAPLGAISEEHYQSTFDTNVKGVLFTVQKALPLLRDGASVILTASTTSLQGTPAFSVYSATKAAVRSFARNWILDLKDRHIRVNAVSPGVTDTPGVTHLFGENAEGTKDYLASLIPAGRIGQPEEIAKAVLFLASDDASFVNGIELFVDGGQAQI, from the coding sequence ATGGCAAGCAAGTTCTACAAGAAGGTTGTGGTGGTCACCGGCGGCACCAGCGGCATCGGCCTGGCCACCGCGAAGGCTTTCGCCGAGGCAGGCGCTTCGGTGTTCATCACGGGCCGCCGTCAGGACACGCTGGATGCGGCGGTCAAGGCCATCGGCGGGAACGTCACCGGCGTGCGCGGCGACATGGCCGATCTGGCCGATATCGACCGGCTCTATGATGCCGTTCAGCAGCAGCATGCGCAGATCGATGTGGTCTTCGCCAATGCCGGTGGCGGCGAATTTGCTCCGCTGGGCGCCATCAGCGAGGAGCATTACCAGAGCACCTTCGACACCAATGTGAAGGGTGTGCTCTTCACCGTGCAAAAAGCGCTGCCTCTGCTGCGTGACGGGGCCTCGGTGATCCTCACAGCCTCCACCACCAGCCTGCAGGGCACGCCTGCCTTCAGCGTCTATTCGGCCACCAAGGCGGCGGTGCGCAGCTTTGCCCGCAACTGGATTCTGGACCTGAAGGACCGCCATATCCGCGTCAATGCCGTCAGCCCCGGCGTCACCGACACCCCCGGTGTAACGCATCTCTTTGGCGAGAATGCGGAAGGCACCAAGGATTATCTGGCCAGCCTGATCCCCGCCGGGCGCATCGGCCAGCCCGAGGAAATCGCCAAGGCGGTGCTGTTCCTCGCCTCTGACGATGCCAGCTTCGTCAACGGCATCGAATTGTTCGTCGATGGCGGTCAGGCCCAGATCTGA
- a CDS encoding COG4705 family protein, with translation MPSQPPTSAQNDAPAQALAKVPAVTLGFWAIKILATTLGETGADLFTQQYDMGYAAGIALFCVPLLILVAAQIRAKGFHALLYWATILASTTAGTALADFFDRSLGIGYTGGSAVLLACVAGSLLAWRLVLGTVSVTSVSEPRAEAFYWLTITFSQTLGTALGDWSADDGGLGYLGGAALFGGALLVLALLYRFTALSRTALFWAAFILTRPLGATVGDFLDKPLAQGGLNLGRDMATLVLLAAIALALWLVPQRAGKAH, from the coding sequence ATGCCTTCCCAACCCCCGACCTCGGCTCAGAACGACGCTCCGGCTCAAGCTTTGGCCAAAGTGCCCGCCGTTACGCTGGGCTTCTGGGCCATCAAGATTCTTGCCACCACGCTGGGCGAAACCGGTGCTGACCTCTTCACCCAGCAATATGACATGGGCTATGCCGCCGGGATCGCGCTGTTCTGCGTGCCGCTGCTGATCCTTGTCGCCGCGCAGATCCGCGCGAAGGGTTTCCATGCGCTGCTCTATTGGGCCACGATCCTGGCCTCCACCACGGCGGGCACGGCGCTGGCCGATTTCTTCGACCGCTCGCTGGGCATCGGCTACACCGGGGGCAGCGCAGTGCTGCTGGCTTGCGTCGCCGGATCGCTGCTGGCCTGGCGGCTGGTGCTGGGCACCGTCTCGGTCACCAGCGTTTCCGAACCGCGGGCCGAGGCCTTCTACTGGCTCACCATCACCTTCTCGCAGACATTGGGCACGGCGCTGGGCGACTGGTCGGCCGATGATGGCGGCCTTGGCTATCTGGGCGGCGCGGCTTTGTTCGGCGGAGCGCTGCTGGTGCTGGCGCTGCTCTATCGCTTTACGGCCCTGTCGCGCACCGCGCTGTTCTGGGCCGCCTTTATCCTGACGCGCCCGCTGGGCGCCACCGTGGGCGATTTCCTCGACAAGCCGCTGGCGCAGGGCGGGCTGAACCTTGGGCGGGATATGGCCACGCTGGTGCTGTTGGCGGCCATCGCTCTGGCGCTGTGGCTGGTGCCGCAGCGGGCCGGCAAGGCGCACTGA
- a CDS encoding ATP-grasp domain-containing protein, whose translation MMQTLATRPPILDAPSILGLHRILPMAYRQESFETLWNERLQRLKADDRDAAALMDMAIILQSLSRTQDARVMMDQAITIRKDYAVVHGDGSGPRLLALVTAGDFMANTPIDFLLNGSNAVLLLHYVDAETPDLDDLPDHDIAFFGISEANDHGPVLARMERLLPSYRCPMMNRDPALIARLTRDGVSAMLADEPAILAPRSYRLSRAKAAAIASGEAPLGDHLPGGAFPIIMRPVGTHAGHGMERILAPSDLAAYLEGAHGDQFYIAPFVDYRGADGLFNKQRIVLIDGKPYASHMALSEHWMVHYLNAGMGESAAKRAVEAGWMEHFDTDFAQRHAAAFEALTRHIGLDYFGIDCAELPDGRLLVFEVDVAMIVHDMDDRETFPYKVKPMQKLFDAFMAAAAKKRRQTAMRVA comes from the coding sequence ATGATGCAGACCCTTGCCACCCGCCCCCCGATCCTTGACGCACCATCCATTCTGGGGCTGCATCGCATCCTGCCCATGGCCTATCGTCAGGAGTCCTTCGAGACCCTGTGGAACGAACGCCTGCAACGGCTGAAGGCCGATGATCGGGATGCGGCAGCCCTGATGGATATGGCGATCATCCTGCAAAGCCTGAGCCGCACGCAGGACGCCCGCGTGATGATGGATCAGGCCATCACCATCCGCAAAGACTATGCCGTGGTCCATGGCGATGGCTCGGGGCCGCGCCTGCTGGCGTTGGTCACGGCGGGCGATTTCATGGCCAACACGCCGATCGATTTCCTGCTGAACGGCTCGAATGCGGTGCTGCTGCTCCATTATGTCGATGCTGAAACGCCCGATCTGGACGATCTGCCCGATCACGATATCGCCTTTTTCGGCATCAGCGAGGCCAATGATCATGGGCCTGTGCTCGCCCGCATGGAGCGCCTGCTGCCTTCCTATCGCTGCCCGATGATGAACCGCGATCCGGCCCTGATTGCCAGGCTGACGCGCGACGGGGTCAGCGCGATGCTGGCCGATGAGCCCGCGATCCTGGCGCCCCGCAGCTATCGCCTCAGCCGTGCGAAGGCGGCGGCGATTGCCTCGGGCGAAGCACCGCTCGGCGATCATCTGCCCGGGGGAGCATTCCCCATCATCATGCGCCCTGTTGGCACCCATGCGGGGCATGGCATGGAGCGTATCCTCGCTCCATCCGATCTGGCGGCCTATCTTGAAGGCGCTCACGGCGACCAGTTCTACATCGCCCCCTTTGTCGATTATCGCGGCGCCGATGGTCTGTTCAACAAGCAGCGCATCGTGCTGATCGACGGCAAGCCCTATGCCAGCCATATGGCGCTCTCCGAGCATTGGATGGTGCATTATCTGAACGCCGGCATGGGGGAGAGTGCCGCAAAGCGCGCCGTCGAAGCCGGTTGGATGGAGCATTTCGACACGGATTTCGCGCAGCGCCACGCCGCCGCTTTCGAGGCGCTGACCCGCCATATCGGCCTCGACTATTTCGGCATCGATTGCGCGGAACTGCCCGATGGGCGCTTGCTGGTCTTCGAAGTCGATGTGGCGATGATCGTGCATGACATGGATGATCGCGAAACCTTCCCCTACAAGGTGAAACCCATGCAGAAGCTCTTCGATGCTTTTATGGCCGCTGCCGCAAAGAAGCGGAGGCAAACCGCCATGCGGGTCGCATGA
- a CDS encoding YncE family protein, whose protein sequence is MLTRFLGSTAFAVCCLASAAAGHAASAPAYAVVDKVAGADGGWDFANVDPVRGVLYVARSNAVMAMDIATHKVTDALATADGSHQALPIESGKTVVQTDGKTGLTRFIDAATGHIDAQLPSGQKPDAAFYDAQTGKVAVMSPGSNTITTILAKSHKVVGTMTLEGGLEFAVTNGKGGAFINLEDAAKIAEVDLAKGKLLRKIELPGCEGPTGLARFAHGTRLISACANGVALVIDTASGKTLTTLPIGKDADAVLLDEARGLAFVPCGGSGTLVALSIADANNVSVAQIIPTQVGAKTGAIDPRDGRIYLPTATLAAPEPGAKRGKPLPGTFTILIVAPKA, encoded by the coding sequence ATGCTCACCCGCTTTCTGGGTTCGACGGCGTTTGCCGTCTGCTGCCTTGCGTCCGCTGCCGCCGGACATGCCGCCTCTGCTCCTGCCTATGCCGTCGTGGACAAGGTGGCCGGAGCCGATGGCGGCTGGGATTTCGCCAATGTCGATCCCGTGCGCGGCGTGCTTTATGTGGCGCGCAGCAATGCGGTGATGGCGATGGACATTGCCACGCATAAGGTCACCGACGCCCTCGCCACAGCGGATGGCAGCCATCAGGCGCTGCCCATCGAGAGCGGCAAGACCGTGGTGCAGACCGACGGCAAGACCGGCCTGACGCGCTTTATCGACGCCGCCACCGGCCATATCGATGCTCAGCTGCCCAGCGGCCAGAAGCCCGATGCCGCCTTCTATGACGCGCAGACCGGGAAGGTTGCGGTGATGAGCCCCGGCAGCAACACGATCACCACCATCCTTGCCAAAAGCCACAAGGTGGTGGGCACGATGACGCTGGAAGGCGGGCTGGAATTCGCCGTCACCAACGGCAAGGGCGGCGCCTTCATCAACCTTGAAGACGCGGCCAAGATCGCCGAAGTCGATCTGGCCAAGGGCAAGCTGCTGCGCAAGATCGAGCTGCCCGGCTGCGAGGGCCCCACGGGTCTGGCCCGTTTCGCCCATGGCACGCGGCTGATCTCGGCCTGCGCCAATGGCGTGGCGCTGGTGATCGACACCGCCAGCGGCAAGACGCTGACCACGCTGCCGATCGGCAAGGATGCCGATGCCGTGCTGCTGGATGAAGCGCGCGGGCTGGCCTTCGTGCCTTGCGGCGGCAGCGGCACGCTGGTGGCCCTGTCGATCGCGGACGCCAACAATGTGAGCGTGGCACAGATCATCCCCACGCAGGTGGGCGCCAAGACCGGCGCGATCGATCCGCGCGACGGGCGCATCTATCTGCCCACCGCCACGCTGGCCGCGCCTGAGCCCGGCGCCAAGCGCGGCAAGCCGCTGCCCGGCACCTTCACCATCCTGATCGTCGCCCCCAAGGCCTGA